The stretch of DNA TTTTAGCAGTCTGTTTTTTAGTGTCATATCCCAATGGTCTGGCATCACACCGTTGTCAGTAATTCATACAGGCCAGGTTCCATACTATCAAATCATACAGTGTAACATAATACTCAaccttcctctttttctcttatGACAAGGAAGCTGTATCTGCTAACAGAAGAAGATACGAAGCTGTAAGAATTTCAGCAGATGAAGGTGGCAATTAGAAATGAGTTTCATTATAATAAAGGTATACCATTTGTTTCGCAGTCACTACTTTTGCATAAGTCTTAGGAAACAAAAAGTCAAAGCCATAATAATATGACCAATTGACCTgatttaaagaaacaaattatgttttcctcttgcaaaTATTTTGTACTTAACATTATTGGAAGATCTGAGGCTTTGTAGAATGAAATGTAATATTAATTATGGTGTGTTGAGAATACGTGTTGAGAAGCTTTCATGTATGTAAGGTGTTTACATAAGACCTGAAATatgtgtgcccttgcttttccAACTTCATTAGGTAGTCTAAtagaaaaaattgtttcagtCTACAAATCTTCCTTCAAGTATAGTATCAGCACAGAAAGTTAACACAAAGTTAAATAGTTACCCTACTATCCAGAAAAGGGCTTTCAcggtaatttattttttaaaatttgctccCTAAATTTTGTTAGcatatttttttagattttttttttttttttgcttaatgtgatttttcagtTGTACACCCAATTCCAAATGATATATGCTACTCAGAATAGGAAAACCAAATTCGTGTTTTCTAATTAAATGTAGGAGCAGGATCAGTggattttttctaattttgtcATGCTATTTAAAATGTAGACAAATTCTTGTCTTTAAGAAACAAATATAAACATAAAGCTGCCCTTattatttaagaaaagcaaGGTAAAACTCCTGGTTTATCATGCATGTGTGTGCTAGTGATACAAATTGACAGCTGTTCCAAAGGTTGTAGTTAATTTTAAGGCAAGAAGAGACAAATAATCAGATCTAGTTTAATATAAAGCACTCTTCTGGGACAGTGAGGGAAGTAAAATCATCCTGATGTTTTTCTATATTAAGCAGAATTTAAATTGTGCAGTTGTAAGTCATAATATCATTATATTTTGCTGGGATAATGATATATTGTAGTTTATTCATCCTGTACTTGAGAAATGTTGAATTTACTGCTGGAGGTCAATCATTCCTGCTAAGCAGGTTAGTAGAAGCCAAATATTTTGCCCTATAGATGACAGTTGACCTTCTGGTTTGTGCAAACTATATCCTTTGAAAACTAATGAAAGCATTGTTCCAAGCCCCGATTTGTCTGTATGTGTGCATGGTTTCTATATTGAATGTTTCATGTTAAACTTTAAAGATGAAAGGAAGTAATTATGGCTAGTAATAAACTTGATTTAGAAAGTTTAGGGAAAAGCAGTAATAACTgttatatagaatataaaatagcTAATATTTATTGTTGTTATGAGGCAAGTATTTACAATTATTTTAGAGTAGTTACAATAGTTATACTACTAGCTACAGCAGTTATACACTTAGCTAGAATTATGTAAATGCAGTTCAgatcccaaatattttttaatttctgaaattctgaaatgcCTTTGAACGTATCACAGACATTATATATGCATACTTGTACATATGCGTTCATCTGGCTTCACAGGCTTCAATTCTGCACCTCAGTCTTGAGTAAGGATTTATATTTGCATGTTGCAACAGATTTGTATTAAGTAACTGTACACTGTTGTTCTTTGGGATGCCTACTTTGCATCTCTTGTGCAGGTTACTAGCTTGGGAAGAGCAGTGACCCAGCAACTGCTACAAAAATTTCATTTCCCAGCCCAAGACAGCGGCAGCACCATGAGAGGAATGGAGCTGCCAGGTGGTATATGTGATTTTAATCTTGTGCATATCTGAGTCAGAGGCTTGAAATTACCAACTGAAGGACTAGTCTTTGTTCTTGCTTTGTCATAGGAAAATGTGCTGGATAGAGAACCCTCTCTTTTGAAGCAGAAGGAGAGCATCTCCAAGTTTATGGCTATTTAAGAAAAAGGTAGATTATGTATGAAAATCTTTGTGCGTTCATCAGCTGTGAAGGAATTTGAGTCTTCTGTATGAGCAGTATAGAATAGAAGTTCTTATGGTCATTTGAATGCTGAGTGgaaatggttttgtttgcttgcttgctttttaggaaaagaacataaaatgtcacaaaactTCGTTCCTTGTTAAAACTTTTGCATTTCCTGACAGGCTCTATAACATACGTAGTGAAATTAAGTTCACAGTAAGCGTCTCCTTGGTTTTCTAAGTCTGACATGACTTCATGGCAACACATTGGCATGCTTGTCTGTTAGAAGTTTTATGctgttttctttgtgaaaaaaagcaagaattcTGCTTCATTGAGTCTTCATGTCTCAGGTACCAAGTATGTAACTCAGCAAATAGAATTGCCTATAGACTGCTGCtgtatgtgttttattttgagatcaatattttaaaaacataaaaaaaacataaggaaaaatggaataattctcagaaattaattaaaaaacttGCTGCATTTATGTCAGACTTCATCTGAAGTGGAACTAGCCAGAAAAGTTATTTACAGGTATTTTTAACAATCCAGGTAACactcttttttgtctttatctTTTTACTTTAATTAAATCATCCCAGGTTATATCTGCAGTTGAGGTCTTGTCCTGATTGAGTTGCAATATGCATAGTTAATCCCTTAATTTAAggctctatttttatttaaatactttgGATCTCCCAACCTTTTAGAGACTTTCAGGTCAAAGGAGAGTTAAGCTATGAGGGCAAAGTGGTGTCCTATGGTACAGTGaaccagagagaaaaattatCCCACAGCTGTGAGGCAGAGGTGTTTTAGGACATTCCAGCCAAGACATGCCTGGTTATAAACTAGCCTGCAACCAGTTGTCAATAACAGGAGGTTTTGTGAATGGAAACTTTCCCAGCAAATACAATTTGGGactatagagaaaaaaattaaatgctttatttttttgttgagGTATTTTAGCAGGTAGTGCTGCTAAAATAAACGGCTGCAACTTCCTTTGTTGTTGTTCCATGAACAGAAGATAAAATAGCTTGGGATTTTCAAGGCAGAGGCACATTCTAGTATTTATCCATTGAAGGTTACTTTATTGGTAATAAAAGAGATTACTAATTACCAGTTAACTTATTTGTTTgatcaaaacaatatttttccttaaaattaatttcatgttaTCTATATATCTTTGTCTGGTGCAGCCAGGAAAGTGTGCCTCTATCATTGCACCTATAGATCTTGCTGTAAAAAAAGCTTGGTAAATTCCCTGCCCTGTGTGATCAATTTTCTAATCTTTCCCATAGATCCCATGAACAGAATGGAGTCACAGCCttacatatatttaaatttgGACCACTCTTTATGAGGCTGTGTTATGAGCTAGACTTTGAAAGACCTGCAGTAGAACTTATCAAAGATCAGGTAACTCCcctatatatattaaaaatattattgttcTTATTGTTAGTCAAATATGAGTAATGGTATGCTACACATGAGCCTTACATGAGCTGATAGACTTGAAGATGCGTTGCAGTAACAAGGATGTCTATGACATTAGTGTACATATGcatatggtttttattttaatacagtaattaaaaggaaattaaatgttaCTTTGATTGGTAACTTTATTTCTGTATGATTGCATCATTTGTATAAGAATAAATTGAATAAAAAGTATTGATGAAAGAATAATTACTTAAACTAATACAGCTGATGCATGTTTTCCTGCATCCTATGTTGCATTAAATCATTCTTGGAAATGAGCACTTGTGAGTTTTTCTGTGTTAGTCCTCTGCAATTCCTTGGATTACCTGCACCAACAGATTTACCTGTTGCTCTGTACGCCAATCTCTCTCTGAACCCTGTAGAGGTGGTATGGTACTCATCAGCTCAGGAACTTGGCCATTTTAGTGCAGAAGAAACTGAAGGACTTGTTTCTGAACATCTCTAAAATTCTGTGTGCACTTCAAAAATCTCTCACAGACAGTGAAAATCTTGCTGATAATAATTCATTAAGGCATGACATATATCTAGCCAGAAATGGTAGAAGTCTTGCTACTATTCTTAACTTAGGCCTGTGTTAGAAAGAGTGTATGTAGTTTCTATATcggtttgagttttttttaattgagatCTGTATCATTAagacaggagctgctgcacttACAGTATATAGTAACTGGTGGATAGTGAGGTACAGTAACACTTCTCCAGATTCTCCTTCGGAAGCTCAATACCTCTGATATTTTACTTGTCTATTCCCAACATACAGTGTGGTTGAAGTGAAACATAAAATTTAATTCCTCTCTCTTCTGCAACTCTTACCATCATCACTCAAGGTCTTGTGCTGATCATTTGATATTGTGATTAGCAAAAAATCATTCAATTTCATGGTTCTGTTGACTTGgaggtcattaagaaaaaatggTAGTGGGACTCTCCAGgaaatttctgtttaattttagtGAACTTTTGACCACATTGAGTCACTAGTATTTTAGATGTCATTTGACAGAGATAGACAGTCAGGGAATCCAGAGAGTTAAATGCTGAACTTGTAAAGATGAGACTTATTCCAGTAAGAAGACCTGCTAAATGCTGTTCACAGTAAGATTCTTCACTGTCCTGACTTTTTTTATGCTTGCTCTATTTCCTCTCCAGAAATTGCATGTTTTTTTCTCAGACAGTACATCGTTCCATATTTTGATGACTATGTTGTTTAAAAAGGGCCATTTTGAAAGCAAGTACTGTATTTgctaaaacaaattaattctgGGGAGGATGCTTCTCACTGTaagtggtgtgtgtgtgtgggtgggtgggtgtgggtgtggctGTGTGTGTATTTGCTGATGGGCTGTGGTTTTAGATGGCCAAACATCATATAAATAACTGTAGATGTGAATGAGTTGCAGTGTAGTGTGTAATAAAAAATTGAAGGATCTATTTGTTTCATACTTcgttgcagtcagcaacctcaggatctcgtccagggaagcagcaggattctggggaccagcatcaaACACCAACAAGACAGGCTCCTGgttcaggaaaccatttattcagcattggaacaaagtcaggtccagaacagagagccccgaacagaggctgagcaggggtttttgagggacagaacccccgagggtctccacccttgagggtggaggtcagggtcagggaccactaggaacacaccaagggagaaccccccagggactcaaacccaatcagaacacctgggccgcccttcacaaggggtttggggtgggacaatgtaactctttgtctcccctgaggccgctgccacaatACTTCCCACAGAATTCTTGCCCTTCAAGTTCCACAGAACAGTTGTTATCCAAGAGAGCCTTTCCCCAAACCCTCTTCACTAAAGTGTTACTTTTCTTTGCTTCATAATTGCCCAtagcattttttcttctcaattcAAAATCTGATTTATGTGAGCTTTGGAATGTTAATTTCctcaacaatttttttctccattctgcATTTGTGTCAGAGCAAGGAAGAGTATCTTTTTTCCAAAACCACACTATATCCTTCTTTTGGTTTGTCTTACTTGTATTCTTACACAGAGTGGCTACTGCAATGTAAAAGTGCACTGCTTCAAATCAGTTTGGCCCTTTGTGAAGACAAGGAGAAGTCATCTGACCTAACATAAAAGACTTTCCATAAGAAAACCGTAAAAGCTTTTGAAGCGAATCCCTTTATTTGATATTTGTTGAATTTGTCTGGTCTGTTAACATTTGGCAAATGTAAGTCCATCAGTTGTCCTAAAAGTTTAGACTGAGCCACTGTAAAAGACACCTAGATCACCACCTAAATCCAGCATTGTGACCATGTGAGTTAATGAGGAGATGGTATGTAGTTTGCCTACAGTGGTGGAAGCTTTCTGGGCAATTAGGAACAATGAGGGTGGCTTTTTCAAATATATAGAATTTAGTTTTAGATgttcatataaaaataatagaagaaTAAGGCCACATGCTAGTGTGATCTGAAAACCTCCTTGCTAAGTTGAAAGTGATCCAAATGAACCTGCATTAAAAGTTTTGAATTTTTCAAATAACAGATTTCGGTTTGCattcatattttcaaataaacttATTGAACTTATACGTTATTGAATTGTTTCTTCTCTTCACTTATGAGAGGTATAGCCTTAAATTTATGAAGTGAGTAACACTAATGTATTTTTGAAAGATGCTTTGGAAGTTTTggtagaaaggaaaaaacaaggtATACCTTTCGACAAAGAAACCTATCTACTTGCAGTTGCAATATGCTATAAACTGGTAagtgttataaatgaaaaagTGTTTGAAATGCCTTCTCTataacttccttttttttggattttaaattttggattttgtttggatTTCCATATTTTCCCTGTCATGATTTTGTATCTAGTGCAAGTATTTTAAACATATGTAAGTCCTAAGGTGCATCGTGATACATGATATCATGCACATACATTGTTTCCCATACAAACTATTGTCACAAAGCAGATCTCTAAAAAGTTGCATGGACATGAGCATTAAGGAACAAATTTAATACAGCCTTTGATTACCTTATAGTATTATTTCTCTGTGATGTTTGCATCTCTTCAAACAATACTGTGTGCTTCAGCCTCAGTATTGGTTTTATAGTCTAATTTCCTTAAGGCATATACATGATATATTCCGTTTGCCAAACATCCCCTAGcatttctcccctctccctaCAAGCAGTCTTGAACCATTTCTGTAATTGTACACAAATTTGACAAGGAATAGAATTGTAATCTATTCCCTACACATCTGATGAAGATGGACAGCTgagcagagaaaagaaacataaatTAATGCCTTTAGGTAAATAGGCAACTCCTTGAGCTTTATGTTTAACTCAAAGAAAAAGAGCATGAGCATGGTAAGAAACTAAAATACAGCAGTTCTGTGAGTGTTTTCTTAGAACTATTCCCTTTTCATAGCAAAGTAAGATCTCagaactttttttatttttatcttcctcTCCAGATTTGAGTCAGTTCTGCAGCTTGAAATTTTAATATGAAACTTTCCCCAACTAATTTGGAAACTTGTCTTCCATTTCCTCATCTTTTATAAAGACACTAGCTGGGGAAAATTATACCACTTGAGTAAACTTCCTCAGGCTTCTCAGTTAACCATACAACGAAACTGAGTGCATATGTGATAATAAGGAGTTAGCCTAACCTGCAGTAGTTAATGTGGTTTTTCTGAAATTATCAAATTTTATGGATTAAGCTGCCTTTAGGTCTGCTTTAGGTAGCTTCTTTCCTAAaatctttctgtgtttttttaacatGGCCTGCAGTCAGAACGCTGGGGTCCAATGCATGTGCAACAGGGATAGGTTACCAAGGCTTTTCCTTCTACGTATGTTTTCAATAGAGAACCCAGCCCATTACTACTATTGgtaaaaagagagggagagatgaTTCTGCACTGATTGGGTTAAACAGTCACAAtgaatttgtgaggctttttcaCTAAGATAAATATTATCAATGGGGGAATAAACTGTAGTTTATCCCTTTATGCACTAAAGAGGATTAGGTGGAGCTCTTTTAAAATCCTAATCTGTTGACTCGTCActtaggaggaggaggaggagaaaacatGAAGCTCAAACTTGCTTTTTCTCATGATGCAAGATATGTCAGAAAAAGTGATTAATTCTTGAAATGAAGTATCTTCAAGATGCAGTACTCAAATAATAGAAATAACGGTACTGGCATCATTAAAAGCTTTGCTggatttttaccatttttaccAAGAAACCATTCTTGGTTTCATTTGAATAACCTTGCCAGAGACCAATACAGAAAAATGTACAAGGCTTAAAACTCAAATTATTTCCAGTGGGTAAACAAAGGCATTAATGTTTAATCTTTGCATAGAGGTATTTTTGAGGTCAACTCTGCTGTGGTGGCCCAGGTGGCAGTAGTGCCATAACCTCCCTGAAGAAGTATCCTGAGAAAAGACGGCTCTCAGAGACACAGGAATGTCCCTCTCTTAGCCCGGTGAGTGGTGTCTAGCTGGGCAGCAGCTTCTCGCAGGCAATGCAGGGAAGAAAGGACTGTGTCTCTGGCTAGCAATACCACAGAGAAAGCAGCCTCCATTACAGCCCCTCTGCGAATGGAGCCAGCACAGAGACTGCCtgaaagtaggaaaaaaatagggtAGACGTAGGAAAGGTGAGGGGTGGGGAGAAACCAGTAGCCAATAGGATACAGACACAGGGGCGGAGAGTAAAGGGAAGAACCAATGGTGAGCCAGAGATTAGCATTAAGTTGCAAAGGTCTCTGGGGGAGAAATTTTGCTCTCCATAGCAAAGGGTCTGTGGATTATGGATGAGTTGTCCAAGGGAGGGCAAAGTGCTTCAGGATGACAGGTTCTTTGGCCTCCACACAACTCTAAAACACTTCTGGTTTGGTTTGAGTCACTGTAATGTGCTGCCATAAGGCATGGTAACAAATGGTCTTTCTTTTAGTGCAGGAAAGAGCTATAGGCCTTTTGATGATGACAAagtatttatataataataatcaATCTTTGGGTGgtgaaattatttctaaattttcaAGGGACATATATTAAACCATATTTTGCAGGAATGACACTTTGAATACTAGGAATAGAAACCAACACCAAATCTGAGGATTCTTATCTGTATTGGTAGTACCAATCATTACAAAACTTTCCTGCTGCCAGCTTTTAGGTTTGACAGATACTATTTTGTTTGGTGTCCAGTCAGTTCCACGCATAATTTCTAGTGTGAGCAGCATTGGTTTGGAGAGTTGCTAGTTTAAGAGGTAGCACACAGCTAAAATCATTGCCTTTTATTATTGCCTGTTGAAAATTCTGAACAATAATGGAAGCTTTCTGTCTCGGAAAAAGGCAAATGTCTAAGCTGTAGTATTAGAATGTATactttagaaacattttttaagagTTAATCATAAAGAGAGGCTAAAAATGGCTGAATGTTCAAATTCACACATACACAGATTTCTTTAGTGGAATGATACTTAATAGTTCCAAGCTTAGAAAATGTTGATTTTCAGTAACTATCCAATATAgcttttagaataaaataaaaaaaatcatcttcctTCCTGatttagaaattatttgaaagtgcaaatgaaaatatgtatttgtttAGTATACTGCTGGGGCTGTTTCATCTGTTGCAGAAGCCCAAGTAGTTAGGGAAGGTGTAGTTGTTAAaagaatagaaattatttttacccTTCTGTGACCTCTGTCACTGCGAGTATCATATTTTGATGTTGTGTTTCTCAAAAAGTACTGCAGAGAATCTGCTTGGTTGGGTTCAAATACATACTGACTTTGTGACTGTACAACACATTGACTTCTGAATACTTTCTGAATATGATTGCTGGTGCTTATAGTCCTTTCAGGTAACCAGAATAATAAGCACAACTTTCTCTGCTATTTCTATGCAGGGCAATCTGGAGTCTTCAAAAATCTCTGTGAGACTGCATGAAGAAGGGCAGCTTAAAGGGGATACATTATCACTGAGAGCATACTGCTTTGCAATGGCAACTGCTCTCAAGCAGGTACAgtctctgtttttgtttttggttgtgCCTGGGTCTCTGTAGAGAGAGATATGCTTTAGTTTTGTTGTAGACAGATAGTGAAAGGAAGCTAGAATGGAGAAACCATAACTATGTAATAGCTTCAAGTATTGGAACTCTTAGGCTCCTGAAGGAGTAGGATTATAGACAACACTCACACAAATTGATATGGATCTAAATCTAAACATACGTCTTGAGTCTAATGTACACATATTTTTTGACAGTAACATGTagaatgtttaaaaattacagAGTTAGGCCAACACATTACGTGTCACCATGGATCTAGTCCTGCGGACACTGCTATTTAGTGGTAATTTCCTTGAAATAGAATTAAAATGATAGTTTAAAGTATATGCACAATCAtctgttttaaatgtttgtCTTGAGAAGCAGACTCAAAGGCTTTGATGTGTATTTCCTTACTGCTGGAGAGGTGGACTTTCTCCACAACATGTTTCTGCCCAGGAAGGTTTGAGGATGAGGATATACCTCACATGCCTAAAGACTGATATAAAAAGGCTCTGAGGCAGCACAGGGTGAAAAATGGAGCAGAAGAATAACTATTAGGGAATTCTGAAGTTTGGAATAAAGTTTGGATTTCTCTGCCATTTATTTGTGTATACAGGTTGAGTATGTCTTGAACATTCTCTGTTCCACGTTAAAACAGAGGTTAGGGGCACTGGA from Poecile atricapillus isolate bPoeAtr1 chromosome Z, bPoeAtr1.hap1, whole genome shotgun sequence encodes:
- the PTCD2 gene encoding LOW QUALITY PROTEIN: pentatricopeptide repeat-containing protein 2, mitochondrial (The sequence of the model RefSeq protein was modified relative to this genomic sequence to represent the inferred CDS: inserted 1 base in 1 codon; substituted 2 bases at 2 genomic stop codons) gives rise to the protein MGLSVLDQQRKLYLLTEEDTKLXEFQQMKVAIRNEFHYNKDQYFKNIKKXIRKNGIILRNXLKNLLHLCQTSSEVELARKVIYSLSHRSHEQNGVTALHIFKFGPLFMRLCYELDFERPAVELIKDQKLHVFFSDSTSFHILMTMLFKKGHFENALEVLVERKKQGIPFDKETYLLAVAICYKLGNLESSKISVRLHEEGQLKGDTLSLRAYCFAMATALKQNDITQAKFYCSQIMRTESKLYNNLKVLVQLRSGLLKEVINALEAAVKVDTPPFVKTTEFSEQVLATVREKMEENPDLSVKLGNIYTKLQVSGQIIMCTLEDMLFRIPSSKKTTAKLLNQKQLGYQDASPLRSNLFFE